One Diospyros lotus cultivar Yz01 chromosome 1, ASM1463336v1, whole genome shotgun sequence genomic window carries:
- the LOC127802512 gene encoding G-type lectin S-receptor-like serine/threonine-protein kinase LECRK1, which translates to MAPTTFILLIVSAIWNVETAQTGGGGARNITRGSSLTPTGNSSWLSLSGLYAFGFYPQGKGGYAVGIFLAGIPDKTVVWTANRDDPPPATTNLTLQLTADGRLILQFPQGQSIPIVQTSENISTASMLDTGNFVLYNFSQKRIWQSFDYPTDTILPGQTLSGGRDQQLVSAASETDHSSGIFRLRMQSDGNLVQYPVEKGYPYAYWASGTYGKGPNVTLNLNNTGSLYMLDSGNAVIWNVAGGGFPKEDTIFLMRIDSDGIFRVYSYEKKGSRTWTSLWQAPDNMCAPRGLCGFNSICVTKDNKTDCKCLPGYDFINPDNRTSGCQRNFFMQSCTDKGRSVEYSMTVVENVDWYSVSYVELSSITRDDCKKACLNDCNCEVALFGRDGSCRKQTLPLKWATGSDTIDTFVKVGTSDQPVSNKDPEKEIKKEKRVGILVAGVSLAGVALLVMLISGVDIYRNRIWAYRKISEKVNFESGEDVSLRAFTYSEMEQITEGFKHELGRGGSATVYKGTIPYNQKVVAVKRLENLLKEGEREFQREVKVIGRTHHRNLVRLIGYCIQGSNRLLVYEHMSNGSLADFLFAQGSRPSWNERTGIALDIARGILYLHNECETQIIHCDIKPQNILLDEYRRARISNFGLAKLLKTDQTNTFTGIRGTRGYVAPEWHRKHPVTDKADVYSFGVVLIEIICCRSCLDWSLVEEEAVIEEWVYDCFKAGELRKLVGEEEIDRRQLERMVKVGLWCIQDEPSLRPSMKKVVQMLEGTVDILTPPDPTSFLSAI; encoded by the coding sequence ATGGCTCCAACCACCTTCATCCTTCTCATTGTCTCTGCGATATGGAACGTAGAAACGGCTCAaacaggaggaggaggagctcGCAATATAACCAGAGGCTCTTCTCTCACGCCCACCGGCAACTCCTCCTGGCTCTCCCTCTCCGGTCTCTATGCCTTCGGATTCTACCCCCAAGGCAAAGGAGGCTATGCCGTCGGAATCTTTCTGGCCGGAATTCCGGACAAGACGGTGGTGTGGACTGCAAACAGGGATGATCCGCCACCGGCTACTACCAATCTCACCCTTCAGCTCACTGCTGATGGCAGGCTCATACTGCAGTTCCCACAAGGGCAGAGCATCCCCATTGTTCAAACGTCGGAGAACATTTCTACGGCTTCCATGCTCGACACTGGCAATTTCGTGCTCTATAACTTCAGCCAGAAGAGGATCTGGCAGAGTTTTGACTACCCAACTGACACAATTCTACCTGGCCAGACCCTCTCAGGAGGTCGAGATCAACAGCTTGTGTCCGCCGCTTCAGAGACGGATCACTCCTCGGGCATTTTCAGGCTTCGTATGCAAAGTGACGGGAACCTTGTCCAGTATCCAGTCGAGAAGGGCTACCCATACGCATACTGGGCCTCGGGCACGTACGGAAAAGGACCTAATGTCACTCTGAATCTCAACAATACCGGCAGTCTCTATATGTTGGATTCAGGTAACGCCGTCATATGGAACGTAGCAGGAGGAGGATTTCCAAAGGAGGACACAATTTTCCTGATGAGAATCGATTCGGATGGCATCTTCAGAGTGTACTCATATGAAAAGAAGGGGAGCCGCACTTGGACTAGTCTGTGGCAAGCTCCAGACAATATGTGTGCTCCGAGAGGTCTGTGCGGCTTTAACTCAATCTGTGTCACAAAAGACAACAAAACCGACTGTAAGTGCCTTCCAGGATACGACTTTATTAACCCAGATAACAGGACATCTGGCTGTCAAAGGAACTTCTTTATGCAAAGCTGCACAGACAAGGGACGGAGCGTTGAGTACAGCATGACGGTTGTGGAGAACGTGGACTGGTATAGTGTTTCGTACGTGGAGCTCTCGTCGATCACAAGAGATGACTGTAAAAAAGCCTGCCTCAATGACTGTAATTGCGAGGTTGCCCTGTTTGGCCGCGACGGCAGTTGCAGAAAGCAAACGCTTCCTTTGAAGTGGGCGACAGGATCGGACACCATCGATACTTTTGTCAAGGTGGGTACATCTGATCAACCAGTGTCCAACAAAGATCCTGAAAAGGAaatcaagaaagagaagagagtgGGCATCCTAGTCGCTGGTGTTTCACTTGCTGGGGTTGCCTTGCTTGTCATGCTAATTTCTGGAGTTGATATTTACAGAAACCGCATTTGGGCGTACAGGAAGATCTCTGAGAAAGTGAACTTTGAATCGGGCGAGGATGTCTCTCTTCGGGCTTTTACTTACTCTGAGATGGAGCAGATCACAGAGGGATTCAAGCATGAGCTGGGTAGAGGAGGTTCCGCAACAGTTTACAAAGGGACCATTCCgtacaaccaaaaggttgttgccGTGAAGAGACTAGAAAACTTGTTAAAGGAGGGGGAAAGAGAATTCCAGAGAGAGGTGAAAGTGATAGGCAGAACTCATCATCGGAACCTTGTCCGGCTGATTGGCTACTGTATCCAAGGATCAAATAGGCTTCTCGTCTATGAACACATGAGCAACGGATCACTTGCAGATTTCCTCTTCGCACAAGGAAGCCGACCAAGTTGGAACGAAAGAACTGGGATTGCTCTTGACATTGCTAGAGGCATTCTCTACCTCCACAATGAGTGCGAGACGCAGATCATCCATTGCGACATAAAGCCTCAGAACATACTCTTGGATGAGTACAGGCGCGCCAGAATCAGCAACTTTGGATTGGCAAAGCTTTTGAAGACGGACCAGACCAACACCTTCACGGGGATCAGAGGGACAAGGGGCTACGTGGCACCAGAATGGCATCGAAAACACCCTGTGACAGACAAAGCAGACGTCTATAGCTTTGGGGTTGTGCTGATAGAGATCATATGTTGTCGAAGCTGCTTGGATTGGAGCCTTGTGGAGGAAGAGGCTGTGATTGAGGAATGGGTGTACGATTGTTTCAAGGCGGGGGAGCTGAGAAAACTGGTGGGCGAGGAAGAGATAGATAGGAGGCAACTGGAGCGGATGGTTAAGGTGGGGCTGTGGTGCATACAAGATGAGCCATCCCTGCGTCCTTCAATGAAGAAGGTTGTGCAAATGCTGGAAGGCACCGTGGACATCCTAACACCTCCCGATCCTACTTCCTTTCTAAGTGCCATCTGA